The genome window AACACGCTGGATAGATTGACAATATGACTGGCCGGCCCACCCGCGCGATCCTGCGCAAGCATATACGGGAGAAAAGCCTTCGTCATCCGAATAACCCCCCACAGATTAATGCTCAACAGCCACTCGAAGTCGGTCAGGTCAGTTTCCGCGAAAGGTCCGCTGCCCAGCGCTACGCCCGCGTTGTTGATCAGGATCAGGCGTCGGTTTTTCAGCGTTGGTATCGTTTGTTCAGAAAAAGCCTTGATCGCGTCAGCATCAGCGACATCCAGGCGAACGGTTGTCATGTCGCCCGATGCCGCTTCGCGCGTTTCCGTCAAACCTGCTTCGTTGATGTCTGTCGCAATAACGCTGGCACCGCTGGCCACTGCCTGAATCGCCAGTTGACGACCAATTCCTGAACCGGCACCCGTGATGATGACAACGCTGTGGGAGAAGATGTCCATGAGAAAAGTAGCGGATCGTCTGGCTACTACAACTACACCGCTTTCGATTGTAACAAACCCGTTTGCAACAGGGGAATATCCGGCGAAGCAGGCCCGTCGCTCAAACGAATTTTCTCGATCTCCCGGATCACATCAATTATACCCCGAAGCGGAATCTTAACCCAGGAAGGCCGGTAGCTGATTTCGTAGCCCAGTTCATACACCGCCTTTTCGAGCAGATAAATCAACAGCAGAAAGTTAATCTCGTTGTTGTTTTTGAACAGGGGATGGGGCGCACCGAAAACATCCAGATACGCATGCATAAACGTATCGCGGATGAGGTAAAACCACCGGTCGGATACACGCTGTAAATGGTCTGGATCAAGCTCATCCGTTTCGGCTGAATTGAAAAGCTTGGCCGAAACGGCGTAGTGGTAAGAACGAATCATACCGGCCACATCCTTGAGCGGTGAGTGCTTTATCTTTCGATCAGCAATGCTGCTTTCCGGCTCGCCTTCAAAGTCGATG of Spirosoma agri contains these proteins:
- a CDS encoding SDR family NAD(P)-dependent oxidoreductase, with amino-acid sequence MDIFSHSVVIITGAGSGIGRQLAIQAVASGASVIATDINEAGLTETREAASGDMTTVRLDVADADAIKAFSEQTIPTLKNRRLILINNAGVALGSGPFAETDLTDFEWLLSINLWGVIRMTKAFLPYMLAQDRAGGPASHIVNLSSVFGLAGVMHQSAYCTAKFGVRGFSDALRMELLDTAIGVTCVHPGGIKTNIALNARIGKNSPVTDAIHQQSVTSFEKVARTTSAEAARQIWQGINKNKARILIGADARMIERLTRLFPSSYVKMMRKQIVNMFTNNGKEIF